A genome region from Hymenobacter tibetensis includes the following:
- the tpiA gene encoding triose-phosphate isomerase produces the protein MRKNIVAGNWKMNTTYQDGLALVSEITNMVQDEVTGPNEVQVVICPPFPFLAAIGKQLPASSRFHLGAQNCSQKESGAYTGEVSAKMLESVGCEYVILGHSERRQYFREDDELLSQKLKAVLAAGLKPIFCVGESLETREADDTFTFIGKQLQDGLFHLSNEEFEQVVIAYEPIWAIGTGKTATSAQAQEVHAFIREQIARAYDAEAASNTSILYGGSANAQNARELFSQPDVDGGLIGGASLKSRDFTEIIKSF, from the coding sequence ATGCGTAAGAATATCGTTGCCGGCAACTGGAAAATGAACACCACTTACCAAGATGGACTCGCCTTGGTATCGGAAATCACCAACATGGTGCAGGACGAAGTCACGGGCCCCAACGAGGTGCAAGTGGTAATATGCCCACCGTTTCCGTTTCTGGCCGCCATTGGCAAGCAACTCCCCGCAAGCAGCCGCTTCCATTTGGGCGCGCAGAATTGCAGCCAAAAGGAAAGTGGCGCCTACACCGGCGAAGTATCGGCCAAGATGCTTGAATCAGTGGGGTGCGAGTACGTGATTCTGGGTCACTCCGAGCGGCGGCAGTATTTCCGCGAAGACGACGAACTGCTAAGCCAGAAGCTAAAAGCAGTGTTGGCCGCCGGCTTGAAGCCGATTTTCTGCGTAGGCGAGTCGTTGGAGACGCGCGAGGCTGACGACACGTTCACCTTTATCGGCAAGCAACTGCAAGACGGCCTTTTTCACCTCTCCAACGAGGAATTCGAGCAGGTGGTAATAGCCTATGAGCCTATCTGGGCCATCGGGACGGGCAAAACTGCTACCAGCGCGCAGGCGCAGGAAGTCCATGCCTTCATCCGGGAGCAAATTGCCCGTGCCTACGACGCCGAAGCCGCCTCCAACACCTCTATCCTATACGGTGGCTCGGCCAATGCGCAAAACGCCCGCGAATTGTTCAGCCAGCCCGACGTAGATGGTGGCCTTATCGGCGGTGCCTCCCTCAAGTCGCGCGACTTCACCGAGATTATCAAGTCGTTCTAA
- a CDS encoding TonB-dependent receptor yields the protein MLSLSAQAQRGIIQGHITASDGQSVVGVSVGIKGTGKGANTDNSGNYRIAGLQPGTYTLGVRLVGFSTQERQVQVTAGQVSAQDFQLEASTEQLKEVVVQGTQTNKFARKESEYVGKMPLKNLENPQVYATVGKELLTEQLVFTVDDATRNVPGLQKMWDATGRGGDGGAFYASRGFVLSSQLRNGVAGNVTSDIDAVNLEKLEVIKGPSATLFGSSLTSYGGLLNRVTKKPSDTFGGEATVAAGSYGFHRVSADVNLVNPNAPADQPKKLAFRLNTAYTYEDNFQNAGYTGFNKNLAVAPSLQWRPSDKLTVNVDAEVYQGRGVGKQLIFFYFPSSALGFDRADKAPLDYRQSYMGPGLIQDSRSTNLFGQVQYRISPNLTSTTFLTSSHSFSDGAGPYFYLNPVDSATNAVTLSRADQSTQNSKRQIWEVQQLFNGDFNLGSLRNRVVLGLDFLRVDADVNFLGGGFDAVPVVNVPGYNYRTFNGTALAALYATTPPPHYLVTTKSNTYSAFVSDVLNLTDKLSVLAALRLDHFDNKGGISYSPNMAYSQTSLSPKFGLVYQPVKDRVALFANYQNSFKNPTDGTYIDVNRQARTSKIEQANQWEGGVKLDAADGRVSATVSYYDIQVQDLLRSTPVPESTLGANDGIPNAQTQNGTQMSRGVELNLTANPVTGLNVVAGFAYNHSEWKNSSEIENGRRPNTASSPYLANAWVSYRQPTGTLKGLGVGFGGNYASDNRVQNTTLSVFTLPSYTVLNASVFYDQPKFRLSAKVDNITDQQYWVGYTTMSPQKLRSIIGSVSYKF from the coding sequence ATGCTTTCTCTTTCTGCGCAAGCACAGAGAGGCATCATCCAAGGCCATATTACTGCCTCAGATGGCCAGTCCGTTGTGGGGGTTTCAGTTGGTATCAAGGGAACAGGCAAGGGAGCCAACACCGACAACAGCGGCAACTACCGCATTGCGGGCTTGCAGCCCGGCACTTACACGCTCGGAGTGCGGCTGGTAGGCTTTAGCACCCAGGAACGGCAGGTACAGGTAACAGCCGGTCAGGTTAGTGCGCAAGATTTTCAGCTGGAAGCCAGCACCGAACAACTGAAGGAAGTGGTGGTGCAAGGCACTCAAACCAACAAGTTTGCCCGTAAGGAATCGGAATACGTGGGCAAGATGCCGCTTAAGAATCTGGAAAACCCGCAGGTATATGCTACTGTGGGCAAGGAGCTCCTGACTGAGCAGTTGGTGTTTACCGTGGACGACGCCACGCGCAACGTGCCCGGCCTCCAGAAAATGTGGGATGCCACCGGCCGCGGTGGCGACGGCGGCGCTTTCTACGCTTCGCGGGGCTTCGTGCTGTCGAGCCAGCTACGCAACGGCGTGGCCGGCAACGTAACTAGCGACATTGATGCGGTGAACCTAGAGAAGCTGGAAGTCATCAAAGGCCCGTCGGCTACCCTATTCGGCTCGTCGTTGACCTCGTATGGTGGCCTGCTGAACCGCGTGACCAAGAAGCCCTCAGATACCTTTGGAGGCGAAGCCACGGTGGCCGCTGGCAGCTACGGCTTCCACCGCGTAAGTGCCGACGTGAACCTAGTAAACCCTAATGCGCCCGCCGACCAGCCTAAAAAACTAGCCTTCCGCCTGAACACAGCCTACACCTACGAAGACAACTTCCAAAACGCAGGGTACACCGGCTTCAACAAGAACCTGGCCGTAGCTCCCAGCCTGCAATGGCGCCCCTCTGATAAATTGACTGTCAACGTTGATGCCGAAGTGTACCAGGGCCGAGGCGTAGGCAAGCAGCTTATCTTCTTCTACTTCCCCTCGTCGGCGCTGGGCTTCGACCGGGCCGACAAAGCGCCGCTGGACTACCGCCAGTCGTACATGGGGCCGGGCCTGATTCAGGACTCGCGCAGCACTAACCTGTTCGGGCAGGTGCAGTACCGTATTTCGCCTAACCTCACTTCTACTACCTTCCTGACGTCCAGCCACAGCTTCTCCGATGGTGCGGGCCCCTACTTCTATCTGAATCCGGTTGATAGTGCTACCAACGCGGTAACCCTCTCGCGCGCCGACCAATCCACGCAGAACAGCAAGCGGCAGATTTGGGAAGTACAGCAGTTGTTCAACGGCGACTTCAACCTAGGCAGCCTACGCAACCGCGTGGTGCTGGGCCTGGACTTCCTGCGCGTTGATGCGGACGTGAATTTCCTGGGCGGCGGCTTCGATGCAGTGCCCGTGGTGAACGTGCCAGGCTACAACTACCGCACGTTCAACGGGACGGCTTTGGCTGCGCTCTACGCTACCACCCCGCCGCCTCACTATTTGGTTACCACCAAATCGAACACCTACAGCGCCTTCGTTTCGGACGTGCTCAACCTGACCGACAAACTCAGCGTGCTGGCCGCTCTGCGCCTCGACCACTTCGACAACAAAGGCGGTATTTCCTACAGTCCTAACATGGCGTACTCGCAAACGTCGTTGTCGCCTAAGTTTGGCCTGGTATATCAGCCAGTGAAAGACCGGGTAGCTCTGTTTGCCAACTACCAGAACAGCTTCAAGAACCCCACCGACGGTACGTACATCGACGTGAACCGCCAGGCTCGGACCTCGAAAATCGAGCAAGCCAACCAGTGGGAAGGCGGCGTGAAGCTTGACGCAGCCGACGGCCGGGTAAGTGCTACAGTGAGCTACTACGATATTCAAGTGCAGGACTTGTTGCGGTCTACGCCAGTACCAGAAAGTACTCTAGGAGCCAACGACGGCATTCCGAACGCACAAACCCAGAACGGCACGCAAATGAGCCGTGGCGTAGAACTGAACCTGACGGCTAACCCCGTAACAGGCCTGAACGTGGTGGCCGGCTTTGCCTACAACCACTCGGAGTGGAAAAATTCCAGTGAAATTGAAAACGGCCGGCGGCCGAACACCGCTTCCTCGCCTTACCTAGCCAACGCCTGGGTGAGCTACCGCCAGCCTACAGGCACGCTGAAGGGCTTAGGCGTGGGCTTCGGGGGCAACTACGCCAGCGACAACCGCGTGCAGAACACGACCCTCAGCGTGTTCACCCTGCCTAGCTACACAGTGCTCAACGCCAGCGTATTCTACGACCAGCCCAAGTTCCGCCTGTCGGCTAAAGTAGACAACATCACCGACCAGCAGTACTGGGTAGGCTACACCACCATGAGCCCCCAGAAACTGCGCAGCATCATCGGCAGCGTGAGCTATAAGTTCTGA
- the prmA gene encoding 50S ribosomal protein L11 methyltransferase encodes MDFVEVRVVAPRELADILVAELAEVGYNTFEDNDEGFCAYIDEDQFAADAVAEIMSRYEGLGEVGYEHRVITRQNWNAEWEKNFEPLVIADKVSVRAPFHAARPDLEYEIVIMPRMSFGTGHHDTTALMITNQLDIDHQNKRVLDMGCGTGILAIMAVHLGASYVLAVDVEPWTAENAADNAQENNVQDKVEARLGDISALEGEEPFDIILANINRNVLLEDMAAYGQYLKPNSPILFSGFYEEDLPLIREAAEQHGLRYESHRVQNHWVSAICRK; translated from the coding sequence ATGGATTTTGTAGAAGTGCGCGTAGTCGCGCCGCGCGAATTGGCCGACATACTAGTAGCCGAGTTGGCCGAAGTAGGGTATAATACCTTCGAGGACAACGACGAAGGCTTTTGCGCCTATATCGACGAAGATCAATTTGCTGCCGATGCTGTGGCCGAAATCATGAGCCGCTACGAAGGGCTTGGTGAGGTAGGGTACGAACACCGCGTCATTACGCGCCAAAACTGGAACGCCGAGTGGGAGAAGAACTTCGAGCCCCTGGTAATTGCCGACAAGGTATCGGTGCGGGCGCCTTTCCACGCCGCCCGGCCCGATTTGGAATACGAAATCGTAATCATGCCGCGCATGTCGTTCGGTACGGGCCACCACGACACTACCGCCCTCATGATTACCAACCAGCTTGACATCGACCACCAAAACAAGCGGGTGCTGGACATGGGCTGCGGTACCGGCATCTTGGCCATTATGGCGGTGCATCTCGGGGCCAGCTACGTGCTAGCCGTGGACGTAGAGCCCTGGACCGCTGAAAATGCCGCCGATAATGCGCAGGAAAACAATGTGCAAGACAAGGTAGAGGCCCGGCTCGGTGATATTAGCGCCTTGGAAGGGGAGGAGCCTTTTGATATCATCTTAGCCAACATCAACCGCAACGTGTTGCTGGAAGACATGGCAGCGTATGGGCAGTACCTGAAGCCCAACAGCCCCATCCTGTTTTCTGGGTTCTACGAGGAAGACTTGCCCCTGATTCGGGAGGCAGCCGAACAGCATGGCTTACGGTATGAAAGCCACCGCGTACAGAACCATTGGGTTTCGGCAATATGTAGAAAATAG
- a CDS encoding DUF6150 family protein, translated as MLAELLVSGLLALNPFATPAPRVPFVAAPLTSLEPCRIYGTIYLERDPRRRGFCFGVIYEEPEEGFADVMVFAEDNKLFADKPGLWYFTEARDFADYVLFVSNQRGMADFSVHYTKVRSFAGCRKQ; from the coding sequence ATGCTCGCTGAACTCCTTGTATCTGGCTTGCTGGCGCTCAACCCGTTTGCAACTCCCGCGCCTCGCGTACCCTTTGTGGCAGCACCACTAACTTCTTTGGAGCCGTGCCGCATCTACGGTACCATCTATTTGGAGCGCGACCCCCGCCGCCGGGGTTTCTGCTTCGGGGTTATATACGAGGAGCCGGAAGAAGGCTTCGCAGACGTAATGGTGTTTGCGGAAGATAACAAGCTGTTTGCCGACAAACCCGGCCTCTGGTATTTCACGGAAGCCCGCGACTTTGCCGACTACGTGCTGTTCGTAAGCAACCAGCGCGGCATGGCTGATTTCAGCGTCCATTACACCAAAGTGCGCTCCTTCGCTGGCTGTCGAAAGCAGTAA
- a CDS encoding PepSY-associated TM helix domain-containing protein has product MTFKQAVGKMHLWLGLASGLVVFIVSITGAIFTFQDDIRDLTEPWRKVEAQATAPVLPSRLQAAALASHPGVKAETSWVTYFAADRSATVFFIDQAGLPIQVYLNPYTGQVLHEQNLRTHFFTIIQEIHMHLLLPEEVATWVVGISISIFVVMLLTGLVLWWPKRKQERKQRFTIKWGARWRRVNYDLHNVLGFYAASIGMVLALSGLFMIYPWMLESIVFVVDGGKAAPQEIMKTKLDTLQIVPAAVQPLPDIVYRNVRRLSPTNEMVLIGPSGTGKTPAYCWTYQKALHYYHRDEYAFHPVSGQLLESRFHATKSTGTKFSDMNYDLHTGQILGFGGKIVAFLGSLISASLPVTGTVIWWGRRNKTKRKARPVAAVATA; this is encoded by the coding sequence ATGACTTTCAAGCAAGCCGTCGGCAAAATGCACCTCTGGCTCGGACTAGCGTCCGGGCTGGTGGTGTTTATCGTGAGCATCACGGGCGCTATTTTCACGTTTCAGGATGACATCCGGGACCTGACCGAGCCGTGGCGCAAAGTGGAAGCACAGGCCACAGCGCCAGTGTTGCCCTCACGCTTGCAGGCCGCCGCGCTGGCTTCCCATCCGGGGGTGAAAGCAGAAACTTCCTGGGTGACTTACTTTGCTGCCGACCGCTCGGCCACCGTGTTTTTCATAGACCAGGCCGGCTTGCCTATTCAGGTGTACCTAAACCCCTACACGGGCCAGGTGCTGCACGAACAAAACCTACGCACGCACTTTTTCACCATCATCCAGGAGATTCATATGCACCTGCTGCTGCCCGAAGAGGTAGCTACCTGGGTGGTTGGCATCAGCATTTCCATTTTTGTGGTGATGCTGCTCACTGGCTTGGTATTGTGGTGGCCAAAGCGCAAGCAAGAGCGTAAGCAGCGCTTCACCATTAAGTGGGGCGCACGCTGGCGCCGCGTCAACTACGATTTGCACAACGTGCTGGGCTTCTACGCGGCCAGCATTGGCATGGTGCTGGCCTTGTCTGGCCTGTTCATGATTTACCCCTGGATGCTGGAGTCGATTGTGTTCGTGGTGGATGGTGGCAAAGCGGCTCCGCAGGAGATCATGAAAACCAAGCTGGATACCTTGCAAATTGTACCGGCCGCCGTTCAACCCCTCCCCGACATTGTGTACCGCAACGTGCGCCGTCTGTCGCCCACAAACGAGATGGTCCTGATTGGGCCTTCTGGCACCGGCAAGACCCCCGCGTATTGCTGGACCTACCAGAAAGCCCTGCACTACTACCACCGCGACGAATATGCTTTCCACCCTGTTTCGGGCCAGTTGCTGGAGTCTCGTTTCCACGCCACCAAGAGTACCGGCACCAAGTTCTCCGACATGAACTATGACCTCCATACCGGCCAGATTTTAGGGTTTGGCGGTAAGATTGTCGCCTTCTTGGGCAGCTTGATTTCCGCTAGCTTACCCGTTACGGGCACCGTTATTTGGTGGGGCCGGCGCAACAAGACCAAGCGCAAAGCCCGGCCCGTAGCAGCAGTAGCTACCGCCTGA
- the uvrA gene encoding excinuclease ABC subunit UvrA: MAENSALQMAAPAADPIDQLDPREYILIKNARVHNLKNLSVALPRNKFIVVTGLSGSGKSSLAFDTLYAEGQRMYVESLSSYARQFLGRMDKPDVDYIRGISPAIAIEQKVSIKNNRSTVGTSTEIYDYLKLLFARVGRTYSPVSGEQVRKDNVADVVDYLMQLPADTRVMLLAPLFRSEDNRPMSKELDLLLQKGYSRVVVNNETAFIEELIAEGQPEVKGEVFIMIDRAVIHPGDEDLTFRLSDSVQTAFFEGHGTCIVKLDDETRTFSDRFELDGLVFEEPSVNFFSFNNPYGACQTCEGFGSVLGIDEDLVIPDKSLTVYEGAIAPWRTDKQSEWLKPLLKNGIRFDFPIHRPYNELSEAERTLLWKGNKYFDGLDDYFKWVATQTHKIQYRVLQSRYRGRTTCPDCRGTRLRKDAQYVKITGQSITDLVLLPVSRALEFFQNMNLDEHDAKVAERLATEITNRLEYLNRVGLGYLTLNRLSSTLSGGESQRISLATSLGSALVGSMYILDEPSIGLHPKDAEQLIGVLRSLQQLGNTVIVVEHEEKMMEVADQILDIGPEAGSGGGNLMFQGTYDELLENTNTYTGDYLSGRREVSVPTTRRPWRNALELTGARENNLKNVSVKFPLNVMTVVTGVSGSGKSTLIRRILAPALLKQLGGGAGEATGKFDRLTGVNGQVTHVEFVDQNPIGKSSRSNPVTYVKAYDAIRSLFADQPLAKARGFKPSHFSFNIDGGRCEVCQGEGQVKIEMQFMADIYLTCEACEGRKFKQDILDVKFQEKAINEVLEMTIEDSITFFKGQPKIVERLKPLDDVGLGYIRLGQSANTLSGGEAQRVKLASFLTKGATLQNDKILFIFDEPSTGLHFHDINKLMLALNALVEQGNSVLIIEHNIDIIKCADWVIDLGPEGGINGGHLLFEGTPEDMVKLKDSNHTARFLAEKL; this comes from the coding sequence ATGGCCGAAAATTCCGCTTTGCAGATGGCCGCTCCGGCGGCCGACCCGATTGATCAGCTCGATCCGCGCGAGTACATCCTCATAAAGAATGCCCGGGTTCATAATCTGAAGAACCTGAGCGTCGCGCTGCCGCGCAATAAATTTATTGTTGTCACTGGCCTGTCAGGCTCGGGCAAATCATCGTTGGCCTTCGACACGCTGTATGCCGAAGGGCAGCGGATGTACGTGGAAAGCCTGAGCAGCTACGCCCGCCAGTTCCTGGGCCGGATGGACAAACCGGATGTGGATTACATCCGGGGCATTTCGCCGGCTATTGCTATCGAGCAGAAGGTAAGCATCAAGAATAACCGCTCGACCGTTGGCACCAGCACCGAAATCTACGATTACCTGAAGCTGCTGTTTGCCCGTGTAGGCCGCACGTACTCCCCCGTCAGTGGGGAGCAGGTACGCAAAGACAACGTGGCCGATGTAGTGGATTACCTCATGCAGCTGCCCGCCGATACGCGCGTGATGCTGCTGGCACCTCTGTTCCGTTCCGAAGACAATCGGCCGATGAGCAAGGAGCTGGATCTGCTGCTGCAAAAGGGCTACAGCCGGGTGGTGGTCAACAACGAAACCGCCTTCATTGAGGAGCTCATCGCCGAAGGCCAGCCCGAGGTGAAAGGGGAGGTGTTCATTATGATAGACCGCGCCGTTATTCACCCCGGCGACGAGGACTTGACGTTCCGGCTTTCCGACTCGGTGCAAACGGCTTTCTTCGAGGGCCACGGTACGTGCATTGTGAAGCTGGACGACGAAACTCGCACCTTCTCCGACCGGTTCGAGCTGGATGGGTTGGTGTTCGAGGAGCCTAGTGTCAACTTCTTCTCCTTCAACAACCCGTACGGGGCCTGCCAGACCTGCGAGGGATTCGGCTCAGTGCTCGGTATTGATGAGGACTTGGTAATCCCCGACAAGAGCCTGACGGTGTACGAAGGAGCTATTGCGCCCTGGCGTACCGACAAGCAGAGCGAGTGGCTGAAGCCGCTGCTTAAAAATGGGATTCGATTCGATTTTCCGATCCACCGTCCTTACAATGAGCTAAGCGAAGCCGAGCGCACCTTGCTCTGGAAAGGCAACAAGTACTTCGACGGCCTCGACGACTACTTTAAGTGGGTGGCCACCCAAACACACAAAATCCAGTACCGCGTGCTGCAAAGCCGCTACCGGGGTCGCACTACCTGCCCCGATTGCCGAGGCACGCGGCTGCGCAAGGATGCGCAATACGTGAAAATCACGGGTCAAAGCATCACTGACCTAGTGTTGTTGCCCGTGAGCCGGGCGCTGGAGTTTTTCCAGAACATGAACCTGGACGAGCACGACGCCAAAGTAGCGGAGCGGCTAGCCACGGAAATCACCAACCGCTTAGAATACCTGAACCGGGTTGGGTTGGGCTACCTGACGCTAAACCGACTAAGCAGCACGCTGTCGGGTGGGGAAAGCCAGCGGATTTCGTTGGCTACCTCGCTGGGTTCGGCGCTGGTCGGCTCGATGTATATTCTCGATGAGCCCAGCATTGGCTTGCACCCCAAAGACGCCGAGCAACTGATTGGTGTACTGCGTTCCTTGCAGCAACTCGGCAACACCGTTATTGTGGTAGAGCACGAAGAGAAGATGATGGAAGTGGCCGACCAGATTCTCGATATCGGGCCGGAAGCGGGTAGCGGCGGTGGCAACCTGATGTTTCAGGGCACTTACGACGAACTGCTGGAGAACACCAACACCTATACCGGCGACTACCTGAGCGGCCGGCGCGAAGTGTCAGTGCCCACCACGCGCCGCCCCTGGCGCAATGCGCTGGAACTGACAGGCGCGCGTGAAAACAACCTAAAGAATGTGTCGGTGAAGTTTCCGCTGAACGTGATGACAGTGGTGACCGGCGTATCAGGTTCAGGTAAGTCCACGTTGATACGCCGGATTTTGGCGCCGGCACTGCTCAAGCAGTTGGGAGGCGGAGCTGGCGAGGCTACGGGCAAGTTCGACCGCCTTACTGGCGTGAACGGGCAGGTGACCCACGTGGAGTTCGTGGACCAGAACCCCATCGGCAAAAGCAGCCGCTCCAACCCGGTGACCTACGTGAAAGCCTATGACGCTATCCGGAGCCTGTTTGCCGACCAGCCGCTGGCCAAGGCGCGCGGCTTCAAACCTTCGCACTTCTCGTTCAACATCGACGGGGGCCGCTGTGAGGTGTGCCAGGGCGAAGGGCAGGTGAAGATTGAAATGCAGTTTATGGCCGACATCTACCTGACGTGCGAAGCCTGCGAGGGCCGCAAGTTCAAGCAGGATATTCTGGACGTAAAATTCCAGGAGAAGGCCATCAACGAAGTGCTGGAAATGACCATTGAGGACAGCATCACGTTCTTCAAAGGCCAGCCTAAAATAGTGGAGCGTCTGAAGCCACTCGACGACGTGGGCCTGGGCTATATCCGACTAGGACAGTCAGCTAATACCCTCTCGGGTGGGGAAGCCCAGCGCGTAAAGCTCGCCTCGTTCCTAACCAAAGGAGCCACGCTGCAAAACGATAAAATCCTGTTCATCTTCGATGAGCCGAGCACCGGCTTGCACTTCCACGACATCAACAAGCTGATGCTGGCCCTGAATGCACTGGTGGAACAAGGCAACTCGGTGCTTATCATCGAGCACAACATCGACATTATCAAGTGTGCCGATTGGGTGATTGACCTGGGCCCGGAAGGTGGTATCAATGGCGGCCACCTCCTGTTCGAGGGTACACCCGAAGACATGGTGAAGCTCAAGGATAGCAACCATACCGCCCGGTTCCTGGCCGAGAAACTGTAA
- the plsY gene encoding glycerol-3-phosphate 1-O-acyltransferase PlsY: MNLPLVLGLLVAAYLLGSIPTALWVGQRFFGLDIREHGSGNAGATNTFRVLGKKPGSFVMAIDVLKGWAATSLAQVMLNQGAIQAEQLLYFQLACGILAIVGHIYPIFAGFRGGKGVATVLGMMLAIAPATVGVCILVFLAVLAVSQYVSLSSMTAGVTFALLQLLPAFRPQNSLLLWFGFILAALLIYTHRANIGRLRAGTESRVPLPWKRK, translated from the coding sequence ATGAACCTACCTCTCGTCCTTGGCCTACTTGTGGCCGCCTACTTACTCGGCTCCATTCCTACCGCCCTGTGGGTAGGCCAGCGTTTCTTCGGCCTCGATATTCGGGAGCATGGCTCAGGCAACGCCGGGGCCACCAACACGTTCCGGGTGCTAGGGAAAAAGCCGGGTTCCTTTGTGATGGCAATAGATGTGCTCAAGGGCTGGGCCGCCACGTCTCTTGCACAGGTGATGCTAAACCAAGGGGCTATTCAAGCCGAGCAACTGCTGTATTTCCAGTTAGCGTGCGGCATCCTGGCTATCGTGGGGCACATTTACCCGATATTCGCAGGGTTCAGGGGCGGCAAAGGAGTGGCTACGGTGCTGGGCATGATGCTAGCCATTGCCCCAGCCACGGTCGGCGTCTGCATCCTGGTGTTTCTGGCGGTGCTGGCCGTTTCGCAGTACGTTTCTCTCTCTTCTATGACGGCCGGTGTCACCTTCGCGTTGCTACAGCTGCTGCCTGCCTTTCGCCCGCAAAACTCGTTGTTGCTGTGGTTCGGTTTCATTTTGGCCGCTTTGCTCATCTATACTCACCGCGCCAATATCGGGCGGCTGCGGGCCGGCACTGAAAGCCGCGTGCCGCTGCCTTGGAAACGGAAGTAG